From the genome of Paracoccus albus:
CGAATGCCGCCCATGTTAGCGCGCCAAGCCCTAGCAGCATATTTGGAACGAGTCTCATCACTTGCCTCCGGATGGATTCGGTTTAGTGTTTGAATGTCGGTCTGCGATTGGCCAACGCCGTGGCGTTCAGCAACAAGGCCTTGCATTGCCTGAGTTGACCAACAGGCCGCGCGGCTGTCCAATGCATTTATAGGGCTGTCTGTCATGCGTCTGGTGCATAAGCCGGATGGTGACGCGAGTGGCAGATCTTCAAGGGATTTGCCAATATGAGGGCCGTCAAGACATCTTTGCGTCAACCTTTAACAGGTGCTCGGCAAGCGTTTTGGCGCCATAGTCGTTCCGAAACAGCCCCATATCTGCAAGCCGCCGCATAAGCTGATCGAAGAAAAGCCGCATCGACTCCTCTGACCCGCCGGGCAGCGCGATGAAGCCGTCTATGGCGCCCTCATCGTGCCAGGATACGATCTCGGCCAGCACATCCTCGACCGTGCCGACGGCGACCCAATGGGCCGAGCCGACGACTTCGGGGCGGTGCAGGACCTCGCCGAGTGTCGGGCGGTTCTCAAGGATGTGTCGGCGCAGCAGGTCGGCATGGGTGCGGCTTCGGACAGGGTGGTCGCATCCGGGCAGATCCTCGGCTGTCAGAATCTGTTCGTCGGGCAGATGCGATAGGTCGATGCCCAGGACCATGCGCAGCTTTTCCAGCCGCTGTTCACGGGTGAAATGATCATGTGCGCGGCGGTGCAGTGCCCATGCCTCTTCCCGCGTTTCGGCGATGAAGAAATACAGACCCGGCAGCACCCGGATCGCATCGGCGGGACGGCCGGCGGCAACAGCGCGGCGGCGCAGATCGGCCCGCAATTCCTGTGCGGCAGCCATATCGGGTGTCGCCGCGAAAATTGCGTCGGCGACACTGGCGGCGAAGCTGCGGCCCCGATCCGAGGCCCCGGCCTGAAACAGCGGCGGATCGCCGGCGGGGTGACCCGCGATATTCAACGGCCCGTCGACGTGGAAGAACTCACCCCTGTGGTTGACCGGCGGCAAGGGCCGGCCATCGGCCAGATCCTGCGGAGGATTGGATCTCCACAGTGCCTTGACAGTATCGACAAATTCCGCGGCCTTGCGATATCGCGCCTCGGGTGGTGGCATCTCTGCCGCACCAAAATTCCCCGCACCCTCAAGCGAAGTGACAATGTTCCAGCCGGCCCGCCCGCCGCTCATCCAATGCAGCGACTGCAATTGCCGGGCGGTGACATATGGCGGGTTGAAGCTGGTCGAGATGGTTGTGACCAAACCGATATGGCTGGTATTCAGCGCAACTGCTGTCAGCGCAAGCGTTGGGTCGAGAGGTGCGGCACCCTTGGCAGGCGTGCCGGGCGGGACAAACAACGTGTCGGGTTTGAACACGAAATCCAGCTTTGCGGTTTCGGCCATCTGCGCGAGCCTGACGTTGAAGGCCACCGGGTCCTCATCGACGTTGCGATGCTCCGACGCCCCTTTCAGCCAGGTCGCTGTCAGGCTGAGCCCGATCGTAAGCTGCCTCTTCCGTTCCGCCATGCACCTTCCCCGACATGCGGGCGGCGCGGTCGGGCCGCGCCGCATCCGATCAGAATGTTACCTTCAGGCCAACGCCCAGTTCGCGCGGTTCCGTTACCGTCGCCTCATAGCCGCCGATGGTGGCAGAGGGGCGCATGAAGGTGGCGGCGTTCTCGTCGAAGATGTTGTTGACATAGGCAAACAGCTCCATGTTGTCGCGCGGCGTATAGGTCATGCGCGTATTGGCGATGGTGAAGCTGTCGACCTTGCGATCATCCGAATTGGCGTCATCGGAATAGTATCCGTCGGTATAGCGCAGGTTGCCCGAAAGGCGCAGGTCCGGGGTGATGTCCCAGTCGGCGCCGAGCGTCAGCGTCTTGCGTGGCGCGCGGGCGAATTCGGTGCCTTCATAATCGCCAATCGCATCTGAAAACTCGGTGATCTCGGTCCTCAGCAGGCCAAGCCCGGCCTTGAGGCGCAGCGCGTCGCTGGCGTGATAGTCTGCCGTGACCTCCAGCCCATAGGATTTCGCCTTGTCGGCATTTATCGTGTAGGACGACCACAGCCCGCCCACGACCTCTGCAAAGACATAGCGCTGCGCGTTGTCAAACTCGCTGTAGAACAGATTCCCGGTCAGGAACAGGCGATCATCCAGCAGCCGCGCGCGGCCGAACAGTTCATAGTTCCACACCGTTTCGGCGCCGTAATCGTAATAGACGCCGTTATTGAGGTTCAGCGACGTGCCGCCGGGGTTATACCCTTTGCTGATCAAGGCGCCGATGGTGGTATCGGGCCGGATCTCATAGGCCAGCGAAAGCTTGGGAAGCCAGGCGTCGAAGATTTCGTCATAGTCCAGCTTGGTTCTGGCGAAGGACGATTCACCGTTTCTCACGATATGGTCGCGCTGATAGCGCAGCCCGCCGGACAGAATCCAGCGATCTGCGAAGCGCCAGTTCACCTCGGAAAAGATGCCGAGGCTTTCCTTTTCGTCGTAATAGTTAGAGTCGCCGCGGAAATTCAGGTATTCATCGGCCTCGTTGCGCGATGCATAAAGGCCCACCACGCCGCTGATCGGATCGTCCTCGGTGCCGAAAGTGGCGCGGGTCTCGTTCGAGATGCTTTTGGTATCAAGGATCGCGGTGCCGGATGTCTCGGGGACGGTTTCGCGGAAGGTATGGCCGTCGGAATATTGCAGCCGGTTTGTCAGCGTTGTGCCGTTGGCGGCATCATAGCGAAGATCGAGCACCGTCGTATTCGTGCGCTGCGCCCATGATGGGTTCGAGGTCGCGGTGCTGTCGCGATCTTCAAAGGGAATGGTCGCCGCTTCCCAGGTCGGACGGTTCGTGTTGCTGTGGCTGAAGGTCAGCTTCGCCTCAAAACCCGGCAGTTCCTCGGGCTGCCACAGCAGCTTGACCCGCGCATTCCGGCTTTCAAGATCGTGGCCGGTGTCGGTTTCCTGATAGGCCGTGCTGGTATAGTCGATAAAGGTGTCGCGCGCCGAATAGTCCAGTGCGACGCGCGCCGCCAGATCCTTCGCAATGGGGGCCGAATACATTGCCGAAACCCGGCGCTTGTTGCGGCTGCCATATTCCAGCTGCACGGCCCCTTCAGGGGAGAAAGTGGGGTCTTTGGTGTTGACGATAATGGCGCCGGCAATGGAATTCGCGCCCTGAGCGACGGTCTGGGGTCCGCGGAAGACCTCGATACTGTCAACGTCCCATACGGCGGTGCCGCTGAAGACCTGCTCGTTATAGTTCAGGTAATGCCCGTCAAGATTGACGGATGTGCGCGGCTGCGTGCCGCCGAAAAACGCCGTGGCGCCGGAATTGGGCCCCTCGCTGTCCTGGCCACGAATAGTGGGCGCGCCTGCGAAGCCACCGGTATTGGCATAGCTGAGATTGGGGACGTCGGCTGTCGCCTCGGCCACGGTTTCGATCTGCGAGTTCTCTTCAAGATCCTCGGCCGTGACCACGGCCACCGACGATGCCGTCTTATCGATGCTGCGGGAGAGTTTTTCGCCCGTGATTACCAAAGTATCCAGGACGATTACCGGGTTCGTGGTGCCGTCCTGTGCGAGGGCGAGTGTGGGGCAACCCAGTGACAGCGTGACAAATGCAACGCCGCCCATGAGATGCGCGTATCTGCGCTGAGTCATGTGCATATTCCTAACCATTCGGTCGGCTGGCTGGCACATGGGCTTGCTGACGTGTTGTTTTGCGTCCCCCTATACAGAATGTGTTCTGCATATCAAGGACCGGAGTGCCGAATCTGAACCTGCGGGCGCAAATGTTGTCGGATTTCAACAGCGTTAGCGCCGCCCGGTCCGGGTTAGGAGCCACAAGATGTAAAGCCCGCCTAGCAGACCTGTCGTCAGGCCGATTGGCATCACAAGATTTCCAGCGATCCGCTGGCTCAGCAGATCGGCGGCCAGCAGCAGAACCGAACCCATCAGCGCGGCAGGCAGCATCGGGATCTCTGGCGCTCGGGTCAGCCGCCGCACAAGCTGTGGTGCAGCAAGTGCCACAAAGGTGATTGGCCCGGCCGCCGCCGTCGCTACCGAGGTCAGGCTGACCGCCGCCAGAACCGCCACCAGCCGCGTTTTTTCGGTCGCGACGCCCAGTTGACGGGCCATGTCGTCGCCCATATCCAGCAGGCTCAGGCGGCGGCCGTGCCAGCATGCAATGGGCGCAATCAGCAGAAATCCCATGTTGGCTGGCAGCACATGCCACCATGTCCGCATATTCAGCGACCCGGCCAGCCAGACCTGTGCGGCCATGGCCCGGTCCAGGTTGCCCATCACAACCAGCATCGTGTTCAGTCCCGACAGCGTCGCCCCGATGCCGATTCCGACCAGCACCAGCCGCTGCCCCCCTGCTGACCCGCCTTTGCGCGACAGCAGAAAGACAGCCGCCGCCGTCGCCACGCCAGAGATCATAGCGGCAAGCGCCGTCGCCAGCGGGCCCGCGCCGAACATAACAATCTGCACAATCGCCCCCGTCGCCGCGCCGGTGGTAAAGCCGATCACATCGGGCGATCCCAGCGGGTTGCGCGCGACTGACTGAAACATCGCCCCCGCCATCCCAAGTGAAGCCCCGACAAACGCGCCGGTCAGCAGCCGGGGCAAACGAACCCTCATGACAATCTGTTCGGCGGCAGGATTGTCGCCTGTCCCGCCAAGTATCGCCAGAAGCTCGGCCACAGGCAGCGGCATCGTCCCGGTTCCCATCAACAGGACGGCAAGAGCCAGCAGAACCATGAAAAGCAGCGCACAGATCAGCGCCACACGAGGGCGGAAAAGCACAGACAGCGAACCCAGCCGCAAGGCCCGGAACGACCCGTTCATGATCCCACCAGCCGAAAGCGGCGCACAAGGATGATGAAGAACGGCCCACCAAGGATGGCTGCGACAATTCCGGCGGCGATCTCCTCTGGCCGGGCAAGGACGCGGCCCATGATGTCGGCCGTCAGCAGCAGGAAAGCTGCGATCAGGCCCGAGGCCGGCAGGATCAGCCGGTGGTCCGGCCCGCAAATGATCCGCGCCGCATGGGGTGCCAGCAACCCGACAAAGCCGACGGGCCCGACCGCCGCCGTCGCGGCGCCTGCCAGCAACATCACCGTCAGACAGGAAAGCACCCAGACCCGCCCGGTCCTGACCCCAAGCGTTCGTCCCAGATCCTGACCCAATGCGATGGCGTTCAGGTTGCCCGCCAGCCCGGCTGCCAGCAATCCGCCTGCCAATACCGCCGGTGCCAGCACCGCCGCCACATCAAGCCCGCGTCCCTCCATCGAGCCGGCGGTCCATTTGCGTAAGGCGTCGAAAAGCTCCAACGGGGCATTCAGCACCAGAATGCCGGTCAGCGCGCCCAGCACCACCGACAATCCCGCACCTGCCAGAACCAGCCGGATCGGATCGGAGCCGGTGTCGTGCGCCCGGCCCAGCAGGACAACGACTGCACCCGCGAGACCGGCGCCGGCAAAGCCGAACCAGACATAGCCTGCAATATCTGACAGTTCGAACAGCGCGATGCCCAGCACCACTGCCATCGCGGCGCCGGCATTGATGCCCAGAAGCCCCGGCTCGGCCAGCGGGTTGCGGGTCAGCGCCTGCATCATCGCCCCGGCCATGCCAAGCGCAGCACCCGCCAAGGCTGCCAGCAGGGTGCGCGGCACACGAAGCTCTCGGACGATCAGATGCAGGTCATTGCGGGGGTCGGGCTGGCGCAGTGCATCGAGGATAACGGGCAGCGGGATATGGCGCGACCCGACCGCAAGACTGGCGGCCATGACTAGTAACAGGACCGCCAGCCCGAACGCCAGCCAGAAGCGTCGTCCGCGCGTCATTGTGTGGGCAGATGCTCCAGCACCGTGTCGATCATCTGGCGCCCCGAATAGGGATCGATACGGAAAGAGCTTTTGCCAAGCGGATAGACCCGGCCCGACAGGACCGCCGGATGGTTGGCCAGAACCGGATCGGCCATGAAGGCCGCCACGTCGCGTTCGTCCCCGGCCAGCAGAAACACCGTCTCGCCGGTGATCGCAGCCGACAGGTTTTCACGAGAGATAAAGTCGAAATCCGATGATCGGGTGACCGCACCGCGCAGATTTTCGGGCAGCGGTTCGACCGTGAAGCCTAGCGCGGTCAGGATTTCTGCCTGCGGGCTGTCGGACTTGCCGATGGACCAGCTTCCGCCGATATCATAGCCGACGATGCTGGCGCCGCCCTTCGGCACTGCGATCCGGGCCGTTGCGTCGGATGAATATGCCGCGAAGCTGGCGATTGCCTCTTCGGCCTGCTGTTCCCGGCCGGTTGCCCGGCCCAGCATCCGCGCCATCTCTGGCCAGCTTTGATCGGCATAGTTCAACGCAATGGCCGGGATACCAAGTGCATCCAGTTCGGCCATATAGTCCAGCCCGCTATCGCCCCCGGTTGATGAGGCGACGACCAGATCCGGCGTGGCGCCGATCAGTGCTTCGATATCGAATTGCAGGTTGGGATAGAGCACCGCCACCCCCTGCGCGTCTGCAGCCTGCGCCCATTGGTGGAAAAAACCCTTGTCGTCCGTCAGCGGCCCGACAGCCGTTGCTGCCGTCGCGACAAGCGGCGCGTCAATGGCCAGCAGGATTCCGGTCAGGCTGGGCGAGGTTGAAACAATCCGCTGCGGCGCCTGTTCAAGCGTCAGTTCGCCCGTGTCATGCGCAATATCGCGCGGCCAGCCGGTATCCTGCGCATAAAGGGCGAAGGGCAGGGCCACCGCGATCAGAAACAGGGTGCGAAACATGGGTGCCTTTTACCGGTTCCGGGTCTGACAAGTCGCTGGCTGATCGGGGGACAAGAGGGAACCGACGGCTGCGGCCATATTGCAGAACGCATTCCGCAATGCAACATGAGGGTGATCGAGCAAGGAGTCACCGATGCATCGCCTGTCAGCCGAAAACGCCACGCTGCGCTATGACATGCGCGAGATCTCCCGCGGTCTGTCGGTCGCAATTCCGGACGGGTCCCTTTCCGTGATTGTCGGCCCGAATGCCTGCGGCAAATCGACCCTGCTGCGCGCATTGTCGCGCCTGCTCACGCCCGCCGCCGGTCGTGTGATCCTGGATGGGGCAGAAATCGGCCGCCTGCCCGTCCGTGATGTCGCCCGGCGCCTTGGCCTGCTGCCACAAAGTGCCATCGCGC
Proteins encoded in this window:
- a CDS encoding NtaA/DmoA family FMN-dependent monooxygenase (This protein belongs to a clade of FMN-dependent monooxygenases, within a broader family of flavin-dependent oxidoreductases, the luciferase-like monooxygenase (LMM) family, some of whose members use coenzyme F420 rather than FMN.), with protein sequence MAERKRQLTIGLSLTATWLKGASEHRNVDEDPVAFNVRLAQMAETAKLDFVFKPDTLFVPPGTPAKGAAPLDPTLALTAVALNTSHIGLVTTISTSFNPPYVTARQLQSLHWMSGGRAGWNIVTSLEGAGNFGAAEMPPPEARYRKAAEFVDTVKALWRSNPPQDLADGRPLPPVNHRGEFFHVDGPLNIAGHPAGDPPLFQAGASDRGRSFAASVADAIFAATPDMAAAQELRADLRRRAVAAGRPADAIRVLPGLYFFIAETREEAWALHRRAHDHFTREQRLEKLRMVLGIDLSHLPDEQILTAEDLPGCDHPVRSRTHADLLRRHILENRPTLGEVLHRPEVVGSAHWVAVGTVEDVLAEIVSWHDEGAIDGFIALPGGSEESMRLFFDQLMRRLADMGLFRNDYGAKTLAEHLLKVDAKMS
- a CDS encoding TonB-dependent receptor, producing MTQRRYAHLMGGVAFVTLSLGCPTLALAQDGTTNPVIVLDTLVITGEKLSRSIDKTASSVAVVTAEDLEENSQIETVAEATADVPNLSYANTGGFAGAPTIRGQDSEGPNSGATAFFGGTQPRTSVNLDGHYLNYNEQVFSGTAVWDVDSIEVFRGPQTVAQGANSIAGAIIVNTKDPTFSPEGAVQLEYGSRNKRRVSAMYSAPIAKDLAARVALDYSARDTFIDYTSTAYQETDTGHDLESRNARVKLLWQPEELPGFEAKLTFSHSNTNRPTWEAATIPFEDRDSTATSNPSWAQRTNTTVLDLRYDAANGTTLTNRLQYSDGHTFRETVPETSGTAILDTKSISNETRATFGTEDDPISGVVGLYASRNEADEYLNFRGDSNYYDEKESLGIFSEVNWRFADRWILSGGLRYQRDHIVRNGESSFARTKLDYDEIFDAWLPKLSLAYEIRPDTTIGALISKGYNPGGTSLNLNNGVYYDYGAETVWNYELFGRARLLDDRLFLTGNLFYSEFDNAQRYVFAEVVGGLWSSYTINADKAKSYGLEVTADYHASDALRLKAGLGLLRTEITEFSDAIGDYEGTEFARAPRKTLTLGADWDITPDLRLSGNLRYTDGYYSDDANSDDRKVDSFTIANTRMTYTPRDNMELFAYVNNIFDENAATFMRPSATIGGYEATVTEPRELGVGLKVTF
- a CDS encoding FecCD family ABC transporter permease produces the protein MNGSFRALRLGSLSVLFRPRVALICALLFMVLLALAVLLMGTGTMPLPVAELLAILGGTGDNPAAEQIVMRVRLPRLLTGAFVGASLGMAGAMFQSVARNPLGSPDVIGFTTGAATGAIVQIVMFGAGPLATALAAMISGVATAAAVFLLSRKGGSAGGQRLVLVGIGIGATLSGLNTMLVVMGNLDRAMAAQVWLAGSLNMRTWWHVLPANMGFLLIAPIACWHGRRLSLLDMGDDMARQLGVATEKTRLVAVLAAVSLTSVATAAAGPITFVALAAPQLVRRLTRAPEIPMLPAALMGSVLLLAADLLSQRIAGNLVMPIGLTTGLLGGLYILWLLTRTGRR
- a CDS encoding FecCD family ABC transporter permease; amino-acid sequence: MTRGRRFWLAFGLAVLLLVMAASLAVGSRHIPLPVILDALRQPDPRNDLHLIVRELRVPRTLLAALAGAALGMAGAMMQALTRNPLAEPGLLGINAGAAMAVVLGIALFELSDIAGYVWFGFAGAGLAGAVVVLLGRAHDTGSDPIRLVLAGAGLSVVLGALTGILVLNAPLELFDALRKWTAGSMEGRGLDVAAVLAPAVLAGGLLAAGLAGNLNAIALGQDLGRTLGVRTGRVWVLSCLTVMLLAGAATAAVGPVGFVGLLAPHAARIICGPDHRLILPASGLIAAFLLLTADIMGRVLARPEEIAAGIVAAILGGPFFIILVRRFRLVGS
- the fepB gene encoding Fe2+-enterobactin ABC transporter substrate-binding protein, coding for MFRTLFLIAVALPFALYAQDTGWPRDIAHDTGELTLEQAPQRIVSTSPSLTGILLAIDAPLVATAATAVGPLTDDKGFFHQWAQAADAQGVAVLYPNLQFDIEALIGATPDLVVASSTGGDSGLDYMAELDALGIPAIALNYADQSWPEMARMLGRATGREQQAEEAIASFAAYSSDATARIAVPKGGASIVGYDIGGSWSIGKSDSPQAEILTALGFTVEPLPENLRGAVTRSSDFDFISRENLSAAITGETVFLLAGDERDVAAFMADPVLANHPAVLSGRVYPLGKSSFRIDPYSGRQMIDTVLEHLPTQ